The Puntigrus tetrazona isolate hp1 chromosome 4, ASM1883169v1, whole genome shotgun sequence genome includes a window with the following:
- the net1 gene encoding neuroepithelial cell-transforming gene 1 protein isoform X1, producing the protein MEETDGSPAPMAEPANERPRRNKRKSSVVDVDASPERNFKRPSLRRGSSFTFLTPGPQWDFTLKRKRREKDDADAVSLCSFDFKEPCTKRVRPLGRVTSLANLISPVKNGAVRRFGQTLQASFRGDGRSPGVPQQKPCSKAAAPTPPKRRNSTLWSETLDVHQKGTFSTKEIKRQEAIFELSRGEQDLIEDLKLARKAYHDPMLKLSIMSEEELTAIFGDLDAYIPLHEDLLADLAKATGPDGTVGQIGKIVVDWLPRLNAYRAYCSNQLAAKALLDQKKQDPRVQDFLQRCLESPFSRKLDLWSFLDIPRSRLVKYPLLLKEILRHTPPDHPDTASLEQAISIIQAVLADINMKKGESECQYYIDKLEYLDDRQKDPRIEQCKSLLCHGELRNKSGTKLHVFLFTEVLVLTRPVMRNDRHCFQVYRQPIPVQDLVLEDLQDGDVRMGGSFRGAFSNADKAKNIFRVRFQDTSQGQSHTLQVNDIFHKQQWLNCLRTAMSTQKDSSLPESESLTTPASTDVCTKRRSSSVSAIIHMEETDENCPRAAASAPSSPSSEEPPSPTPSATSTLSSSSSSSSISAPSLPRKSKKDKRSICSLGKRKETMV; encoded by the exons ATGGAGGAAACCGACGGATCTCCAGCGCCGATGGCGGAGCCGGCGAACGAAAGACCGCGGAGGAACAAGAGAAAGTCGTCGGTGGTGGATGTCGACGCGTCCCCAGAGCGCAATTTCAAACG GCCATCATTGAGACGAGGAAGTTCCTTTACTTTCCTGACACCTGGACCCCAGTGGGACTTCACACTG AAACGCAAGCGCAGAGAGAAGGATGACGCGGACGCAGTCAGTCTATGCAGCTTTGACTTTAAG GAACCCTGTACTAAGCGTGTGCGGCCTCTTGGCCGAGTGACCTCGCTGGCGAACCTCATCTCTCCCGTGAAGAATGGGGCCGTCCGACGCTTCGGCCAGACCCTCCAGGCCTCATTTCGGGGTGATGGGCGGTCCCCGGGCGTGCCCCAACAAAAACCCTGCAGTAAGGCCGCAGCTCCCACACCACCCAAGCGACGAAACAGCACGCTCTGGTCCGAGACCCTGGACGTCCATCAGAAAGGAACCTTTTCCACCAAAGAGATTAAGAGACAAGAG GCTATTTTTGAGCTGTCTCGAGGAGAACAGGACCTGATTGAAGATCTGAAATTAGCCCGAAAG GCGTACCATGACCCAATGCTTAAACTTTCTATCATGTCTGAAGAGGAGTTGACAGCCATCTTTGGAGACTTGGATGCGTATATTCCTCTTCATGAAG ATCTTCTCGCTGATTTGGCGAAGGCTACAGGCCCAGATGGCACAGTGGGACAGATCGGCAAGATTGTTGTGGACTGG CTGCCAAGGTTAAACGCGTACAGGGCATATTGCAGTAACCAGCTGGCTGCCAAGGCCTTGCTTGACCAGAAGAAACAGGACCCAAGAGTTCAGGACTTTCTACAGCGCTGCCTTGAGTCACCTTTCAGCAGAAAACTAGACTTGTGGAGCTTCTTAGACATCCCTCGTTCACGATTGGTCAAATACCCCCTTCTTCTGAAAGAGATTTTAAGACACACACCACCAGACCACCCAGACACAGCAAGTCTTGAGCAGGCA ATAAGCATCATTCAGGCTGTTTTGGCTGACATAAACATGAAGAAAGGGGAGTCTGAGTGTCAGTACTATATCGATAAGCTGGAATATTTGgatgacagacagaaagaccCTCGCATAGAGCAGTGCAAGAGCCTGCTTTGCCATGGGGAACTTCGCAACAAAAGTGGCACG AAGTTGCACGTGTTTCTCTTCACGGAGGTTCTGGTCCTGACCCGGCCTGTTATGCGGAATGACCGGCATTGTTTCCAGGTGTACCGCCAGCCGATCCCAGTGCAGGACCTTGTTTTGGAAGACCTGCAGGATGGAGACGTCCGCATGGGTGGCTCATTCCGAGGGGCCTTTAGTAATGCTGATAAAG CCAAGAACATCTTTCGAGTACGCTTCCAGGACACATCTCAGGGTCAGTCCCACACACTGCAGGTCAATGACATCTTCCACAAGCAACAGTGGCTCAACTGCCTCCGCACTGCCATGTCGACCCAGAAAGATTCGTCACTCCCTGAAAGTGAATCCTTGACCACCCCTGCCAGTACCGACGTTTGCACCAAACGACGCTCGTCTTCCGTCTCTGCTATCATCCATATGGAAGAGACGGATGAGAACTGTCCACGGGCCGCAGCCTCCGCCCCTTCGTCCCCCAGCTCCGAGGAGCCCCCCAGCCCCACACCCTCCGCAACCTCCACCCTCTCCTCGtcctcttcatcatcttcaatTTCCGCCCCCTCCCTGCCCCGCAAATCCAAAAAGGACAAGCGTTCAATCTGCTCGTTGGGCAAGAGAAAGGAGACCATGGTGTAG
- the net1 gene encoding neuroepithelial cell-transforming gene 1 protein isoform X2 has protein sequence MVAYDEPCVVPIKRTLQKIDYQNQTYKELEEPCTKRVRPLGRVTSLANLISPVKNGAVRRFGQTLQASFRGDGRSPGVPQQKPCSKAAAPTPPKRRNSTLWSETLDVHQKGTFSTKEIKRQEAIFELSRGEQDLIEDLKLARKAYHDPMLKLSIMSEEELTAIFGDLDAYIPLHEDLLADLAKATGPDGTVGQIGKIVVDWLPRLNAYRAYCSNQLAAKALLDQKKQDPRVQDFLQRCLESPFSRKLDLWSFLDIPRSRLVKYPLLLKEILRHTPPDHPDTASLEQAISIIQAVLADINMKKGESECQYYIDKLEYLDDRQKDPRIEQCKSLLCHGELRNKSGTKLHVFLFTEVLVLTRPVMRNDRHCFQVYRQPIPVQDLVLEDLQDGDVRMGGSFRGAFSNADKAKNIFRVRFQDTSQGQSHTLQVNDIFHKQQWLNCLRTAMSTQKDSSLPESESLTTPASTDVCTKRRSSSVSAIIHMEETDENCPRAAASAPSSPSSEEPPSPTPSATSTLSSSSSSSSISAPSLPRKSKKDKRSICSLGKRKETMV, from the exons ATGGTGGCTTACGATGAACCCTGTGTGGTACCTATCAAACGGACTTTACAGAAGATAGACTACCAGAACCAGACTTACAAAGAACTAGAG GAACCCTGTACTAAGCGTGTGCGGCCTCTTGGCCGAGTGACCTCGCTGGCGAACCTCATCTCTCCCGTGAAGAATGGGGCCGTCCGACGCTTCGGCCAGACCCTCCAGGCCTCATTTCGGGGTGATGGGCGGTCCCCGGGCGTGCCCCAACAAAAACCCTGCAGTAAGGCCGCAGCTCCCACACCACCCAAGCGACGAAACAGCACGCTCTGGTCCGAGACCCTGGACGTCCATCAGAAAGGAACCTTTTCCACCAAAGAGATTAAGAGACAAGAG GCTATTTTTGAGCTGTCTCGAGGAGAACAGGACCTGATTGAAGATCTGAAATTAGCCCGAAAG GCGTACCATGACCCAATGCTTAAACTTTCTATCATGTCTGAAGAGGAGTTGACAGCCATCTTTGGAGACTTGGATGCGTATATTCCTCTTCATGAAG ATCTTCTCGCTGATTTGGCGAAGGCTACAGGCCCAGATGGCACAGTGGGACAGATCGGCAAGATTGTTGTGGACTGG CTGCCAAGGTTAAACGCGTACAGGGCATATTGCAGTAACCAGCTGGCTGCCAAGGCCTTGCTTGACCAGAAGAAACAGGACCCAAGAGTTCAGGACTTTCTACAGCGCTGCCTTGAGTCACCTTTCAGCAGAAAACTAGACTTGTGGAGCTTCTTAGACATCCCTCGTTCACGATTGGTCAAATACCCCCTTCTTCTGAAAGAGATTTTAAGACACACACCACCAGACCACCCAGACACAGCAAGTCTTGAGCAGGCA ATAAGCATCATTCAGGCTGTTTTGGCTGACATAAACATGAAGAAAGGGGAGTCTGAGTGTCAGTACTATATCGATAAGCTGGAATATTTGgatgacagacagaaagaccCTCGCATAGAGCAGTGCAAGAGCCTGCTTTGCCATGGGGAACTTCGCAACAAAAGTGGCACG AAGTTGCACGTGTTTCTCTTCACGGAGGTTCTGGTCCTGACCCGGCCTGTTATGCGGAATGACCGGCATTGTTTCCAGGTGTACCGCCAGCCGATCCCAGTGCAGGACCTTGTTTTGGAAGACCTGCAGGATGGAGACGTCCGCATGGGTGGCTCATTCCGAGGGGCCTTTAGTAATGCTGATAAAG CCAAGAACATCTTTCGAGTACGCTTCCAGGACACATCTCAGGGTCAGTCCCACACACTGCAGGTCAATGACATCTTCCACAAGCAACAGTGGCTCAACTGCCTCCGCACTGCCATGTCGACCCAGAAAGATTCGTCACTCCCTGAAAGTGAATCCTTGACCACCCCTGCCAGTACCGACGTTTGCACCAAACGACGCTCGTCTTCCGTCTCTGCTATCATCCATATGGAAGAGACGGATGAGAACTGTCCACGGGCCGCAGCCTCCGCCCCTTCGTCCCCCAGCTCCGAGGAGCCCCCCAGCCCCACACCCTCCGCAACCTCCACCCTCTCCTCGtcctcttcatcatcttcaatTTCCGCCCCCTCCCTGCCCCGCAAATCCAAAAAGGACAAGCGTTCAATCTGCTCGTTGGGCAAGAGAAAGGAGACCATGGTGTAG